A genomic region of Scyliorhinus canicula chromosome 4, sScyCan1.1, whole genome shotgun sequence contains the following coding sequences:
- the nme5 gene encoding nucleoside diphosphate kinase homolog 5 has translation MEGAQSTADVSVERTLALIKPDAIDNADEIEEIILRSGFTILQKRKVVLSPELCSDIYAAHYGKMFFPSLTAFMSSGPIMAMVIVRHQAVAYWRDLIGPANSVNAKETHPGSLRALYGTDELRNAVHGSETTSAAEREIRLIFPDGAVCPIPTAQDAITYLSKFVNPTLLSGLTELCKQKPADPITWLADWLIANNPNKPNIHEDLIKEP, from the exons atggagggagCTCAGTCTACAGCAGACGTGTCTGTGGAGAGGACACTGGCCCTGATCAAACCCGACGCCATTGACAACGCGGACGAAATCGAAGAGATCATTCTCCGATCCGGATTCACCATTCTTCAA AAACGGAAAGTAGTGTTGAGTCCAGAGCTCTGCAGTGATATTTATGCTGCGCATTATGGAAAAATGTTCTTTCCCAGTTTAACAGCATTCATGAGTTCTGGACCAATTATGGCCATGGTTATTGTCAGACATCAAGCAGTAGCTTACTGGAGAGACTTGATTGGACCTGCAAATAGTGTAAATGCAAAAGAAACACATCCAGGCAG TTTAAGAGCTCTATATGGGACGGATgagctgaggaatgctgtacatGGTAGTGAGACCACTTCTGCTGCAGAGAGGGAAATTCGGTTAATTTTTCCTGATG GTGCTGTTTGCCCAATTCCAACTGCGCAGGATGCAATAACATACCTGAGCAAATTTGTAAATCCTACATTGTTGTCTGGACTGACCGAACTCTGCAAACAGAAACCCGCAGACCCTATT ACCTGGCTCGCAGATTGGCTAATTGCAAACAATCCCAACAAACCAAACATTCATGAAGATCTGATAAAAGAGCCATAA